A stretch of the Zonotrichia leucophrys gambelii isolate GWCS_2022_RI chromosome 22, RI_Zleu_2.0, whole genome shotgun sequence genome encodes the following:
- the ELMOD3 gene encoding ELMO domain-containing protein 3, with amino-acid sequence MSCAAGWERPEEWPQERPEEQQRVVPPIPALGQGGVLQELVLADGQPPAPGISEEQRQAQEEWEALEEIQSGLGGTSGAAPPPISFSEALQHFQSAELPCSRGSARAPARRGFLAALLRCLRGPPRLRPQLRGEQELALAMAQCALDDSERVHMRILQTIYRQLTRSRLGCPRYGAHWEELGFQGADPGTDLRGTGMLGLMQILFFVLDSRTLPLAREIFQLSHHETQNFPFCIMSVNITRIVIQALQEERLSRECNRRQQVIAVLNDLYAAAFLRLSRLWEQQHGTVANAGFFLKELELSTKKKPRQLLKSLEAYLSRGLRPPSPPSSQIHFSSICDPGVELEGDA; translated from the exons ATGAGCTGCGCCGCGGGCTGGGAGCGGCCGGAGGAATGGCCACAGGAGCGGCCGGAGGAGCAGCAGCGCGTGGTGCCCCCG attccagctctggggcagggaggtgtcctgcaggagctggtgctcGCAGACGGGCAGCCCCCAGCGCCTG GGATCAGCGAGGAGCAGCGCCAGGCCCAGGAGGAGTGGGAGGCTCTGGAAGAGATCCAGTCAG ggtTGGGGGGCACCTCGGGCGCGGCCCCCCCTCCGATTTCCTTCTCGGAGGCGCTGCAGCACTTCCAGAGCGcggagctgccctgcagccgg GGCTCGGCCCGCGCCCCGGCGCGCCGCGGcttcctggctgccctgctgcgCTGCCTGCGCGGGCCGCCCCGGCTGCGCCCGCAGCTCCGCGGCGAGCAGGAGCTGGCGCTGGCCATGGCACAGT gtgcccTGGATGACTCGGAGCGGGTGCACATGCGGATCCTGCAGACCATCTACCGGCAGCTGACgcgctccaggctgggctgcccgCGCTACGGGGCacactgggaggagctgggcttCCAGG GTGCAGATCCTGGCACTGACCTGCGTGGGACAGGAATGCTGGGGCTGATGCAGATCCTGTTCTTTGTCCTGGATTCCCGGACGCTGCCGCTGGCACGGGAGATCTTCCAGCTCTCCCACCATGAAACCCAG AATTTTCCCTTCTGCATCATGTCTGTGAACATCACCCGGATCGTGATCCAGGCGCTGCAGGAGGAGCGGCTCTCCCG GGAGTGCAACCGGCGGCAGCAGGTGATCGCGGTGCTCAACGACCTCTACGCCGCCGCCTTCCTGCGCCTCTCGCgcctctgggagcagcagcacggcACCGTGGCCAACGCTGGCTTCTTCCTCAAGG agctggaattatCCACCAAAAAGAAGCCGAGGCAGCTGCTGAAATCCCTGGAAGCCTACCTGAGCCGTGGCCTTCggcctccctcccctccctcctcccagaTCCACTTCAGCAGCATTTGTGACCCTGGGGTGGAGCTGGAGGGAGATGCCTGA
- the RETSAT gene encoding all-trans-retinol 13,14-reductase, with protein MPLPGPSSRCAVSIPSAQGQFPVPNATSRSQLPVPAPSPPRRPPAPCRSHPRARCSRSCRCSRLPAQRGSRSTMWLQALLFLAALLLLLLALLSLVLLRGSGSRNPFATDSRRPPGPLVTDKAVRRTVVKTVFSAEKVPPELDAIVVGSGIGGLAAAALLAKAGWRVLVLEQHGKLGGCCHTFTEKGFEFDTGIHYVGQMQEGSLMRFLVDQLTDGQLEWAPLPATYDAVVLGDPQGSGKTFHIHSGKREYFQRLKEQFPGEAAAIDEFQRLVKSAGRGVVLLGMLKMLPRFLAKLLICSRLLPRLCSFSQLASRSLKEVVDGLTPNPELRAVLSYIFPTYGVLPSKASFSMHSILVNHFLHGAWYPKGGAGEIAFHTIPVIRSAGGNVFGKAPVQRILLDAQGRACGVSVRKGQDSVEIFAPVVISDAGIFNTYERLLPAEARALPEIQSQLHMLTPGEGGFTVFVGLSGSREELGLEATNYFMFPGNDLDGIMQRYLASSREEAANNIPLLFVTSPSAKDPTWEMRHPGKSTLAIVTFARYEWFEEWKDKQVHKRGDDYEDLKKTFVDAIMQTVYKLYPRIEGRIEYLSGGTPLTNQHYIASPHGEFYGADHGIPRLQAEAIATVRADTAVPNLYLTGQDLCLGGFMGALQGALICASTILKRNLYADVARLKMRLQATSSKKGD; from the exons ATGCCACTTCCCGGTCCCAGCTCCCGGTGCGCAGTCTCAATTCCCAGTGCCCAAGGTCAGTTCCCGGTGCCCAACGCCACTTCCCggtcccagctcccagtgcccgCCCCCTCTCCTCCCCGCCGTCCCCCCGCCCCGTGCCGGAGCCACCCCCGTGCCCGCTGTTCCCGTTCGTGCCGCTGTTCCCGGCTCCCGGCACAGCGCGGCTCCCGCAGCACCATGTGGCTGCAGGCGCTGCTCTTCCTCGCcgcccttctcctcctcctcctcgccctCCTCTCGCTGGTGCTCCTGCGGGGCTCGGGCAGCCGCAACCCCTTCGCCACCGAcagccgccgcccgcccggcccgctcgTCACCGACAAGGCGGTGCGCAGGACCGTCGTCAAGACAG TGTTCTCGGCGGAGAAGGTGCCGCCGGAGCTCGATGCCATCGTGGTGGGCAGCGGCATCGGCGGGCTGGCGGCCGCGGCGCTGCTGGCCAAGGCGGGCTGGcgggtgctggtgctggagcagcacgGCAAGCTGGGCGGCTGCTGCCACACCTTCACCGAGAAGGGCTTCGAGTTCGACACCG GGATCCACTATGTGGGGCAGATGCAGGAGGGCTCCCTGATGCGGTTCCTGGTGGACCAGCTGACAGATGGGCAGCTGGAGTGGGCCCCACTGCCGGCCACCTACGATGCCGTGGTTCTGGGGGACCCCCAGGGCTCTGGCAAGACCTTCCACATCCACTCTGGGAAGAGGGAATATTTCCAGAGGCTGAAGGAGCAGTTCCCCGGGGAGGCCGCGGCCATCGACGAGTTCCAGCGGTTGGTGAAG AGCGCTGGCCGTGGGGTTGTGCTGCTGGGCATGCTGAAGATGCTCCCCAGGTTCCTGGCCAAGCTCCTcatctgctccaggctgctcccacggctctgctccttctcccagcTGGCCTCACGCAGCCTCAAGGAGGTGGTGGATGGTCTCACCCCCAACCCCGAGCTCCGGGCTGTCCTCAGCTACATCTTCCCCACCTATG GCGTGCTCCCCTCCAAGGCCAGCTTCTCCATGCACAGCATCCTGGTGAACCATTTCCTGCACGGCGCCTGGTACCCCAAGGGCGGCGCGGGGGAAATCGCCTTCCACACCATCCCCGTGATCCGCAGCGCCGGAGGAAACGTCTTTGGGAAGGCGCCGGTGCAGAGGATCCTGCTGGACGCGCAGGGCAGAGCCTGCG GTGTGAGCGTCAGGAAAGGCCAGGACTCGGTGGAAATCTTTGCTCCCGTGGTCATTTCGGATGCCGGCATCTTCAACACCTACGAGCGGCTGCTGCCGGCGGAGGCGCGGGCTCTGCCGG AGATCCAGTCCCAGCTCCACATGCTGACCCCTGGCGAGGGCGGCTTCACCGTCTTCGTGGGCCTCAGCGGCTCCAGGGAGGAGCTCGGGCTGGAGGCCACCAACTACTTCATGTTCCCCGGGAACGACCTGGATGGAAT catgCAGCGCTACCTGGCTTCATCCAGAGAGGaagctgccaacaacatccccttGCTCTTTGTCACCTCGCCGTCAGCCAAGGACCCCACCTGGGAAATGAGGCACCCAG GTAAATCCACGCTGGCCATCGTCACCTTCGCCAGGTACGAGTGGTTCGAGGAGTGGAAGGACAAGCAGGTCCACAAGAGGGGGGATGACTACGAGGACCTGAAGAAGACTTTTGTGGATGCCATCATGCAGACTGTCTACAAGCTCTACCCTCGCATCGAGGGCCGG ATCGAGTACCTCTCGGGTGGCACTCCCCTCACCAACCAGCACTACATTGCCAGTCCCCACGGCGAGTTCTACGGCGCTGACCACGGCATCCCGCGGCTGCAGGCCGAGGCCATTGCCACCGTGCGGGCGGACACGGCCGTGCCCAACCTCTACCTGACAG